A genomic region of Vitis vinifera cultivar Pinot Noir 40024 chromosome 7, ASM3070453v1 contains the following coding sequences:
- the LOC100264786 gene encoding uncharacterized protein LOC100264786 isoform X1 produces MGFKAVYRALQDVFPQVDARLLKAVAIEHSKDADAAVEFVLHDVLPFMSQHPGSSGSCYENQLLEDSSSGMVEGEEESIPTDHQHVVEEAKAANVDLSTKSGSVADENPNDDEAMDGSTALDFYDANDGHDEVYENTESEELIPLEQGQDISSKVGPGRISNVIAITPLHADDGCGDLELALEKYKTKDLTLSQDFGDSGVTSIIDFLFQITPKTLIHEDDSKVDGLNDPHADSKDLDLQDTSVNASSVTSNASMHGDGIISSLNDQHADSDSFNGPVACDFDTVTHKKGQEASGLDGIQVEMIQVPDTDAPERLLQAEIDSISCITHCEKEESSVSFDHDAKQEDAFDIEMVGDVVEPVLNTIVTQSGHICSTDFLEEMIEDAKNNKKTLFSSMDSVMNIMREVELQEKAAQQAREEAARGGLEILTRVEELKEMLQHAKEANGMHAGEVYGEKAILATEARELQSRLLSLSDERDKSLKILDEMRHALEARLAAAEEDIKAAEQVKFEKEESARKALAEQEAIMEKVVQESMMLKQEAEENSKLQEFLMDRGHIVDMLQGEISVICQDVKFLKVKFDDRVPLSQSLSSSQTSCKLASSSSSLKSMSSDPVPVPALADESETPKQASPTASVGGQSPKKSPESGVRDDDKALLDDGWDLFENDVDI; encoded by the exons ATGGGTTTCAAAGCAGTCTATCGGGCATTGCAGGATGTGTTTCCTCAG GTTGATGCTCGACTGCTGAAAGCTGTAGCTATTGAACACTCTAAGGATGCTGATGCAGCTGTGGAATTTGTTCTTCACGATGTTCTCCCTTTTATGTCCCAACACCCCGGGTCTTCGGGTTCTTGCTATGAAAATCAGCTCCTTGAAGATTCATCATCTGGAATGg TTGAAGGTGAAGAGGAGAGCATTCCCACAGATCATCAACATGTAGTTGAAGAAGCAAAAGCAGCAAATGTAGACCTTTCAACAAAATCTGGATCAGTTGCAGATGAAAACCCCAATGATGATGAGGCAATGGATGGTTCTACAGCATTAGATTTCTATGATGCAAATGATGGTCATGAtgaagtatatgaaaacactgAAAGTGAGGAATTAATTCCATTGGAACAAGGTCAAGATATTAGCTCGAAAGTAGGTCCTGGTAGGATCTCAAATGTTATAGCAATCACTCCATTGCATGCAGATGATGGGTGTGGTGATCTTGAATTAGCacttgaaaaatataaaacgaAAGATTTGACTCTATCACAAGATTTTGGGGACAGTGGTGTCACAAGTATAATTGATTTCCTCTTTCAAATCACACCAAAAACTTTAATTCATGAAGATGATAGTAAGGTTGATGGCTTGAATGATCCACATGCAGATTCAAAAGATTTGGATCTTCAAGACACTAGTGTCAACGCTTCCTCTGTCACTTCAAATGCTTCAATGCATGGAGATGGTATCATCAGCAGCTTGAATGATCAGCATGCAGACTCAGACTCTTTTAATGGGCCCGTGGCATGTGATTTTGACACAGTAACTCATAAAAAAGGGCAGGAAGCATCAGGTTTGGATGGCATCCAAGTCGAGATGATTCAAGTACCAGATACAGATGCTCCAGAACGTCTTCTCCAAGCAGAAATTGATTCTATCTCTTGTATTACTCATTGCGAGAAAGAAGAGTCAAGTGTTTCTTTTGATCATGATGCCAAACAAGAAGATGCCTTTGATATTGAAATGGTTGGTGACGTGGTTGAGCCTGTCTTGAACACTATAGTAACCCAATCAGGCCACATCTGTAGTACTGATTTTcttgaagaaatgattgaagatgctaaaaataataag AAAACATTATTTTCATCCATGGACTCAGTTATGAATATCATGAGAGAGGTAGAACTCCAGGAGAAAGCTGCACAACAAGCCAGGGAAGAAGCTGCTAGGGGAGGTTTGGAAATCCTCACCAGGGTGGAAGAACTGAAAGAGATGCTGCAACATGCGAAGGAAGCAAATGGAATG CATGCAGGAGAAGTGTATGGAGAAAAGGCCATTTTAGCAACTGAAGCAAGGGAGCTTCAATCTCGCCTACTCAGCTTGTCAGATGAAAGGGATAAATCTCTCAAAATTCTTGATGAG ATGCGTCACGCTCTTGAAGCACGGCTAGCAGCAGCAGAAGAGGATATCAAAGCAGCAGAGCAGGTAAAGTTTGAGAAGGAAGAGTCTGCCCGTAAAGCTCTTGCTGAACAAGAAGCCATAATGGAGAAGGTGGTCCAAGAGTCAATGATGCTAAAACAAGAGGCAGAAGAGAATTCCAAG TTACAGGAGTTTCTGATGGACCGTGGTCACATTGTTGATATGTTGCA AGGAGAAATCTCTGTTATTTGCCAGGACGTGAAGTTTCTGAAAGTGAAGTTTGACGATCGAGTTCCTCTCAGCCAGTCCCTCTCCTCAAGCCAGACTAGTTGCAAATTAGCCTCTTCAAGCTCCTCTCTGAAGAGCATGTCATCTGATCCCGTTCCAGTTCCAGCTCTAGCTGATGAATCCGAGACCCCTAAGCAGGCAAGCCCAACAGCCTCAGTTGGTGGCCAATCACCAAAGAAAAGCCCCGAGAGCGGAGTAAGAGATGACGACAAGGCACTTTTAGATGATGGATGGGATCTGTTCGAAAACGATGTCGACATATAG
- the LOC100264786 gene encoding uncharacterized protein LOC100264786 isoform X3, which translates to MGFKAVYRALQDVFPQVDARLLKAVAIEHSKDADAAVEFVLHDVLPFMSQHPGSSGSCYENQLLEDSSSGMVEGEEESIPTDHQHVVEEAKAANVDLSTKSGSVADENPNDDEAMDGSTALDFYDANDGHDEVYENTESEELIPLEQDSKDLDLQDTSVNASSVTSNASMHGDGIISSLNDQHADSDSFNGPVACDFDTVTHKKGQEASGLDGIQVEMIQVPDTDAPERLLQAEIDSISCITHCEKEESSVSFDHDAKQEDAFDIEMVGDVVEPVLNTIVTQSGHICSTDFLEEMIEDAKNNKKTLFSSMDSVMNIMREVELQEKAAQQAREEAARGGLEILTRVEELKEMLQHAKEANGMHAGEVYGEKAILATEARELQSRLLSLSDERDKSLKILDEMRHALEARLAAAEEDIKAAEQVKFEKEESARKALAEQEAIMEKVVQESMMLKQEAEENSKLQEFLMDRGHIVDMLQGEISVICQDVKFLKVKFDDRVPLSQSLSSSQTSCKLASSSSSLKSMSSDPVPVPALADESETPKQASPTASVGGQSPKKSPESGVRDDDKALLDDGWDLFENDVDI; encoded by the exons ATGGGTTTCAAAGCAGTCTATCGGGCATTGCAGGATGTGTTTCCTCAG GTTGATGCTCGACTGCTGAAAGCTGTAGCTATTGAACACTCTAAGGATGCTGATGCAGCTGTGGAATTTGTTCTTCACGATGTTCTCCCTTTTATGTCCCAACACCCCGGGTCTTCGGGTTCTTGCTATGAAAATCAGCTCCTTGAAGATTCATCATCTGGAATGg TTGAAGGTGAAGAGGAGAGCATTCCCACAGATCATCAACATGTAGTTGAAGAAGCAAAAGCAGCAAATGTAGACCTTTCAACAAAATCTGGATCAGTTGCAGATGAAAACCCCAATGATGATGAGGCAATGGATGGTTCTACAGCATTAGATTTCTATGATGCAAATGATGGTCATGAtgaagtatatgaaaacactgAAAGTGAGGAATTAATTCCATTGGAACAAG ATTCAAAAGATTTGGATCTTCAAGACACTAGTGTCAACGCTTCCTCTGTCACTTCAAATGCTTCAATGCATGGAGATGGTATCATCAGCAGCTTGAATGATCAGCATGCAGACTCAGACTCTTTTAATGGGCCCGTGGCATGTGATTTTGACACAGTAACTCATAAAAAAGGGCAGGAAGCATCAGGTTTGGATGGCATCCAAGTCGAGATGATTCAAGTACCAGATACAGATGCTCCAGAACGTCTTCTCCAAGCAGAAATTGATTCTATCTCTTGTATTACTCATTGCGAGAAAGAAGAGTCAAGTGTTTCTTTTGATCATGATGCCAAACAAGAAGATGCCTTTGATATTGAAATGGTTGGTGACGTGGTTGAGCCTGTCTTGAACACTATAGTAACCCAATCAGGCCACATCTGTAGTACTGATTTTcttgaagaaatgattgaagatgctaaaaataataag AAAACATTATTTTCATCCATGGACTCAGTTATGAATATCATGAGAGAGGTAGAACTCCAGGAGAAAGCTGCACAACAAGCCAGGGAAGAAGCTGCTAGGGGAGGTTTGGAAATCCTCACCAGGGTGGAAGAACTGAAAGAGATGCTGCAACATGCGAAGGAAGCAAATGGAATG CATGCAGGAGAAGTGTATGGAGAAAAGGCCATTTTAGCAACTGAAGCAAGGGAGCTTCAATCTCGCCTACTCAGCTTGTCAGATGAAAGGGATAAATCTCTCAAAATTCTTGATGAG ATGCGTCACGCTCTTGAAGCACGGCTAGCAGCAGCAGAAGAGGATATCAAAGCAGCAGAGCAGGTAAAGTTTGAGAAGGAAGAGTCTGCCCGTAAAGCTCTTGCTGAACAAGAAGCCATAATGGAGAAGGTGGTCCAAGAGTCAATGATGCTAAAACAAGAGGCAGAAGAGAATTCCAAG TTACAGGAGTTTCTGATGGACCGTGGTCACATTGTTGATATGTTGCA AGGAGAAATCTCTGTTATTTGCCAGGACGTGAAGTTTCTGAAAGTGAAGTTTGACGATCGAGTTCCTCTCAGCCAGTCCCTCTCCTCAAGCCAGACTAGTTGCAAATTAGCCTCTTCAAGCTCCTCTCTGAAGAGCATGTCATCTGATCCCGTTCCAGTTCCAGCTCTAGCTGATGAATCCGAGACCCCTAAGCAGGCAAGCCCAACAGCCTCAGTTGGTGGCCAATCACCAAAGAAAAGCCCCGAGAGCGGAGTAAGAGATGACGACAAGGCACTTTTAGATGATGGATGGGATCTGTTCGAAAACGATGTCGACATATAG
- the LOC100264786 gene encoding uncharacterized protein LOC100264786 isoform X2 — MGFKAVYRALQDVFPQVDARLLKAVAIEHSKDADAAVEFVLHDVLPFMSQHPGSSGSCYENQLLEDSSSGMVEGEEESIPTDHQHVVEEAKAANVDLSTKSGSVADENPNDDEAMDGSTALDFYDANDGHDEVYENTESEELIPLEQGQDISSKVGPGRISNVIAITPLHADDGCGDLELALEKYKTKDLTLSQDFGDSGVTNSKDLDLQDTSVNASSVTSNASMHGDGIISSLNDQHADSDSFNGPVACDFDTVTHKKGQEASGLDGIQVEMIQVPDTDAPERLLQAEIDSISCITHCEKEESSVSFDHDAKQEDAFDIEMVGDVVEPVLNTIVTQSGHICSTDFLEEMIEDAKNNKKTLFSSMDSVMNIMREVELQEKAAQQAREEAARGGLEILTRVEELKEMLQHAKEANGMHAGEVYGEKAILATEARELQSRLLSLSDERDKSLKILDEMRHALEARLAAAEEDIKAAEQVKFEKEESARKALAEQEAIMEKVVQESMMLKQEAEENSKLQEFLMDRGHIVDMLQGEISVICQDVKFLKVKFDDRVPLSQSLSSSQTSCKLASSSSSLKSMSSDPVPVPALADESETPKQASPTASVGGQSPKKSPESGVRDDDKALLDDGWDLFENDVDI, encoded by the exons ATGGGTTTCAAAGCAGTCTATCGGGCATTGCAGGATGTGTTTCCTCAG GTTGATGCTCGACTGCTGAAAGCTGTAGCTATTGAACACTCTAAGGATGCTGATGCAGCTGTGGAATTTGTTCTTCACGATGTTCTCCCTTTTATGTCCCAACACCCCGGGTCTTCGGGTTCTTGCTATGAAAATCAGCTCCTTGAAGATTCATCATCTGGAATGg TTGAAGGTGAAGAGGAGAGCATTCCCACAGATCATCAACATGTAGTTGAAGAAGCAAAAGCAGCAAATGTAGACCTTTCAACAAAATCTGGATCAGTTGCAGATGAAAACCCCAATGATGATGAGGCAATGGATGGTTCTACAGCATTAGATTTCTATGATGCAAATGATGGTCATGAtgaagtatatgaaaacactgAAAGTGAGGAATTAATTCCATTGGAACAAGGTCAAGATATTAGCTCGAAAGTAGGTCCTGGTAGGATCTCAAATGTTATAGCAATCACTCCATTGCATGCAGATGATGGGTGTGGTGATCTTGAATTAGCacttgaaaaatataaaacgaAAGATTTGACTCTATCACAAGATTTTGGGGACAGTGGTGTCACAA ATTCAAAAGATTTGGATCTTCAAGACACTAGTGTCAACGCTTCCTCTGTCACTTCAAATGCTTCAATGCATGGAGATGGTATCATCAGCAGCTTGAATGATCAGCATGCAGACTCAGACTCTTTTAATGGGCCCGTGGCATGTGATTTTGACACAGTAACTCATAAAAAAGGGCAGGAAGCATCAGGTTTGGATGGCATCCAAGTCGAGATGATTCAAGTACCAGATACAGATGCTCCAGAACGTCTTCTCCAAGCAGAAATTGATTCTATCTCTTGTATTACTCATTGCGAGAAAGAAGAGTCAAGTGTTTCTTTTGATCATGATGCCAAACAAGAAGATGCCTTTGATATTGAAATGGTTGGTGACGTGGTTGAGCCTGTCTTGAACACTATAGTAACCCAATCAGGCCACATCTGTAGTACTGATTTTcttgaagaaatgattgaagatgctaaaaataataag AAAACATTATTTTCATCCATGGACTCAGTTATGAATATCATGAGAGAGGTAGAACTCCAGGAGAAAGCTGCACAACAAGCCAGGGAAGAAGCTGCTAGGGGAGGTTTGGAAATCCTCACCAGGGTGGAAGAACTGAAAGAGATGCTGCAACATGCGAAGGAAGCAAATGGAATG CATGCAGGAGAAGTGTATGGAGAAAAGGCCATTTTAGCAACTGAAGCAAGGGAGCTTCAATCTCGCCTACTCAGCTTGTCAGATGAAAGGGATAAATCTCTCAAAATTCTTGATGAG ATGCGTCACGCTCTTGAAGCACGGCTAGCAGCAGCAGAAGAGGATATCAAAGCAGCAGAGCAGGTAAAGTTTGAGAAGGAAGAGTCTGCCCGTAAAGCTCTTGCTGAACAAGAAGCCATAATGGAGAAGGTGGTCCAAGAGTCAATGATGCTAAAACAAGAGGCAGAAGAGAATTCCAAG TTACAGGAGTTTCTGATGGACCGTGGTCACATTGTTGATATGTTGCA AGGAGAAATCTCTGTTATTTGCCAGGACGTGAAGTTTCTGAAAGTGAAGTTTGACGATCGAGTTCCTCTCAGCCAGTCCCTCTCCTCAAGCCAGACTAGTTGCAAATTAGCCTCTTCAAGCTCCTCTCTGAAGAGCATGTCATCTGATCCCGTTCCAGTTCCAGCTCTAGCTGATGAATCCGAGACCCCTAAGCAGGCAAGCCCAACAGCCTCAGTTGGTGGCCAATCACCAAAGAAAAGCCCCGAGAGCGGAGTAAGAGATGACGACAAGGCACTTTTAGATGATGGATGGGATCTGTTCGAAAACGATGTCGACATATAG